The proteins below are encoded in one region of Helianthus annuus cultivar XRQ/B chromosome 2, HanXRQr2.0-SUNRISE, whole genome shotgun sequence:
- the LOC110892837 gene encoding uncharacterized protein LOC110892837, whose translation MMMRGAFNFPPNPTPPVQPQPIPTQPVQPQSEPDDDVEVVLETQPLIEKGNNQTGDGFWTKVLAKFLELMDKGPYRDIDSVSLKWRKMNGFVNKFCEEYNKIYTSGRRSGMSDEDVFKQALEKYKSNNGNTNFAHVRAWEILKTHPKWAPIPNEVEMAKRQKTSETGSFSTGGSDARCHINLNDDTEFDEEEYVVHEAERPPGRDKSKKERAKGKEKEKVDLKMEEFMVHLKTYTDVSAQKAKAKERAVEEKLV comes from the exons ATGATGATGCGGGGTGCTTTTAATTTCCCACCAAACCCGACACCACCCGTTCAACCCCAACCGATCCCGACGCAACCCGTTCAACCCCAATCCGAACCCGACGACGATGTTGAGGTTGTTCTCGAAACCCAACCGCTTATAGAAAAAG GTAATAATCAAACGGGTGACGGGTTTTGGACGAAGGTTTTGGCGAAGTTCCTCGAGCTTATGGACAAAGGCCCATATCGAGATATCGATTCGGTGTCATTGAAGTGGCGGAAAATGAACGGGTTCGTCAATAAATTTTGCGAGgagtataataaaatatatacaagTGGGCGTCGTAGCGGCATGAGCGACGAGGATGTGTTCAAACAAGCGTTGGAGAAGTATAAGTCGAACAATGGTAATACCAACTTTGCACACGTCCGCGCGTGGGAAATTTTGAAAACGCACCCAAAATGGGCGCCGATTCCCAACGAGGTGGAGATGGCGAAACGACAAAAAACATCGGAAACGGGTAGTTTTAGCACCGGTGGATCGGACGCGAGATGTCACATTAACTTAAATGATGACACCGAGTTTGACGAAGAGGAATACGTCGTACATGAAGCGGAGCGTCCACCGGGCCGAGACAAATCAAAGAAAGAGCGAGCCAaggggaaagaaaaggaaaaggtggaTCTGAAGATGGAAGAGTTTATGGTACACCTTAAAACGTACACGGACGTCTCGGCCCAAAAGGCGAAGGCGAAGGAGCGGGCCGTCGAAGAAAAACTCGTGTAG